ACACGGCAGCAGAGCAGTGACCGCATGAGCCCCCTCAGCCCAATGGGTAAGacagcacacaaaaatacacatgctATTCACTCTAGGTTGATTACAGCCCTGTGTTTGTGATGTAAACAATTAAACCCGTTCTATGGATTTACAGCTGGAGATAAAGAGGGACTTGAAGGAATTGTAgactttgttttgaaatataAGTTCAAGGCCAGTCAGTGTATTTTCCCAGCTCTCCTctgccctccctctctgtttttctattttgcgTAATGAAAGacagctgtttttcttcatgaCACTGTTCAAGGTTTTGGGGGTGTTCACTCCTTTTTAGATATTTGAGGTCAAATCAAAGACAATGGATTTTTCTCTGCCTTCTCCTGTGACTGAACTAATTTGAAAATACTTTATATTGAGGGTGTAAGCAAGCCCATTTTTGAGGTTTGAGTTTTGTGTCATGCAATTTTGTCAAATGTGGTTCTCTTTGTTCTTCTTCAGCCTCCGCTGCTAGTCCTACCTCAGAGGCTTCGGCCATTCAGAGACTAGAAGCCAGTCTAGCCAAGGTTGATGCCTCCCCCACCTCTTCACCTGACATGTCTAGGTCAGTATTGGATGTGGTTGAATGATCAaggtttttttatataatgcaGGATGTGTAAATTGTTTGTTGACAAGTATGTGTTCGATTGCTCATACCTCCCTGTTCCCTCAGAACTATTCAAGGATCTCTGCCTGTGACTCAACAAATGACAGAGATGAGCATCTCGAGAGAGGACAAGCCAGAACCCCTAGAGCCTGGTAAAACTCACGAACACACATTAAGACATGTAACAGAGTTAACAGTCAGATGAGCAGACATAAACTAGTAGTCATTACAGACATACAGACTTCTTGAGGCAAACCTCACCCCTTGGAACCCACTGTagcatctgtttatttttgatgCTTCACTGCATACCTTAAGTCCAACTGTTGGTTTTACTTACACCCTCCAAGAAAGAGAGGCTGCCTATAAATAAATCCGCTTAAAAATACCTTTACACCAGAGGGCATTCTCAGATTTGATGCAGACTGCCAGAGGCTTTCTCAGATTAATGTGCTAGTTTGTGCCAAGACAAGAGATGAACAGGGTGATTTGCAGATAAGACACACTAATTACCATCATTAAGGACAACAGCAGTCAGTTTTAGGTGTTTTTGCATGTCCTACAGAACTATGAACAAAGCAGCTCCTTATGTTAAATTGTGCCTACTatgacaaaatgtatttattttcccctGTTGTCCTTTCTATGTCTTTAGTTGTAAACCAGCCCTGCTGCTTCTAGCCCTGCTCCTGTAGCTTCTTCCAGCAGCGACGAAAACAAGGGTGAAACCCCGAAACCCAAGAAGAACAGGTGTTTCATGTGTCGTAAAAGGCTGGGCCTCACAGGTGAGCCGGGAGGTCATGAAGGGGCACCAAATATAATTATTGTTTACGATCACCGTTTTGCTGTTCAGAGTTCAAAATACTAtcttttttttcaaacagctCCCTTGTTCAAGCTTTGACCTGTACCTTTGTGCTTCCAGGGTTCGACTGCCGCTGTGGAAACTTGTTCTGTGGCATCCACCGGTACTCTGACAAGCACAACTGCCCATATGATTACAAAGCAGAGGCTGCTGCCAAGATCCGTAAAGAGAACCCTGTTGTGGTGGCCGACAAAATCCAGAGAATATAGATCTGGCGAAATCAGGATTGACAGCAATGATGACAACACCCTTTGACAAAGACTGGAGTATGAGTGTGAGCCTTTTAAAATGAGCACTGGCATGAATGGCTAAGTGATGATTGAAAGGACTTGATTTACAAAATTACAACCTCAAGGAAAtaataggaaaaaaagaagaaaaaaatgaaagatcCTGTCTGATGGAGTTGCATGAATGAtcacttttctcctttttgattatttcattagttcatcattcattattttctgtggTGTGATTTTTGCCGCCGttgagtccttttttttttttctttttctttttctttttctttctaagAATATGTATTGTCTTATTAAAAGCAGCCCAGGTTAACTGTCCAGGATATGCTGTGCTCCTCTCACCCTAACCAGGCGCCATTTTGTGCCAAACCGTAAACAGCCATTTTGCTCAGACCTTTGTCATGTGTCAGACACTGGCTGATCTTTGAAAGCATCCAGACTATACATTGACAGTCAAAAAAAGTCCCTCAACCTTTGACATTCTGGTTCCACACCCCATTGTTGTTGGAGTCAGCAAATGTTTGGAGAACCGTACAACTGACCCCAGCCATGCACAAGGGGCTTTGttactttgtctctgtctttcctaGCTTTACCTACCTCACAGCTGCTGTGTTAAGCTTTGTCGTCTTCCCTCttactttgttttcatcagctttGACCTCAGCAAAATAATGGATCATCTTGATGGTCAGCCTCAGTGACCCTGTAATCAGCAAGTCCATGTTGATTGATCGGTTTGATTGTGATGAGGCTGCTTCCATTATGGCTGGAGGTATGCTAGACAGGGGCATACAAATTAGTCCTTGTTTCCACTGAGtctaaacatttttaatgcctGTAATGGGTAAAGGAGTTCCCCAACTGGTCTTAGCTCAGATTGTAATCTCAGATGCCTGGTGCAGGGCTGTGTGTACTGACATGTGGCCTGAGAGGAAGTATGGCACCCTTCCCTGGCAGGCCTGGCAACTTGGTGATTTTTAGACTACAATATCGTAGGGGCATGAATGAATGGGATAAATGCATGAGTTAATTTACATCTGCATTAGTGTTTCAGAAATATTTGATATCACTCAACTTAGGgtttcagatattttatttgctgAGAGACAATTATTTGTTATGTTgtattagctttttttttttttcttccattggTATTGTACTGATGTTAGCGCATGTATTCAGTGCAGTTGTGGAGATAGAGTATGTGAACCAtgatttcttttcagttttattttttttaaatgcgctaacagaaagtgtgtgtgtgtgtgtgtctgtgtgtgagagagaatgcctgtatgtgggtgggtgggtgtgttgTTCCCCAACCCATTTGTCTGTGGAGCTACCCGGTTTATCAGCACATGTTTACAGAACTACAGGAGCATGCCAGAGCTagatttatgaaaaataatagATACCAAGATTAGATGTAACTTCTCATCTGTCTAACAGCTattggtctgtgtgtctgctatAGAGCACCGTAGagaagtgtgcgtgtgtgtatttgtgcgcaTCCACGTGCACATACCTGTgcaaaagtgtgttttcatggcTGCCTGACACATTGAAGCCCACGTatgtttgtgatttgtgttaatcccccccccttttttccccctgtaaggatgtttttcatttaaaagataACTGTATGTATCCGTTTGAGTTTTACCTTTCTGATTCTTAGTTATATGCAAATTTgtacaaaaaatgaaaaacaacagactGTGTTGATATTTATGTATTACATATAATCTTGCTATCCAGCATTACAACAGAATAGTATCATGTAAATAAACTGTACAGAGAGACATTACCAAGACTCATTGTGTGTTGGCTTACACTTTTCACTGCAGTATTACTGAAGTTTTAGCAGAATATATTTGACTATATCAACTGTTTGCTTTGAACAGTATTAcgtggttgtttgtttgtttgttttttttacatttctttattttattatttttttatgtttttatttttttccccctctgcagATAAACTGTCAGACCGAAAAGGTTTATTTAAATGGATAGCATTACTTAGTAATATTAAGCAGTTTCAGGACAATGAATTTTAGGATGAATCAGCATAAGATGGTGTGAATACAGTGGAACTAATTTAAGGCAGGACAAGAATAGTGTCGGAGCCACATGTCAGAACCGCCAGTATTACCCTCTTAATACCTTACCTAGGCTAACCCGGCCTCTTAAACAGACCTTGTGTTAATATGTTGGCAACAGGCTGTAAACTTTGCTcaagagacttttttttctttttctttttttttttctccccctaaACCATGTCTGGGTCACTCAGGAAGTATTAATCCCCAGCCTCTGAAAGAAAGTGATCCTGTTCCACACTTATCTAGGCCATTGCTGAAcatgcaggacacacacaatgtgtttttcagaaacaaatgtgttttcttgcaCTCCCGTCAGGAGCGCCGAGGGCAGTGTGTTCACAGATGGCGTCATGGCAAGAGTTGCCCAGACAGCTTTGCTGTGCTTATGTGGTGTCCCAATGACAGAAAGCTACAGAGATCACATTGGCTGGAGGCAAGTCTTGAGTATAGTACAGGATTTACACCAAGGCATAGCTGAGGAAAAATCAAGGCCTTTTAGCATTCAAATTCAAGATCATTATAAGACTGTTTGATTACAACTGCTGAGAAAGTACTACAAGGCAAAGTCATCACTATACTAATGTAGTGATGGTGAGGGGAAGATACCCACACTCCAAATATGACCTGAACAACTGCAAACATCTTGTATCACACTTTGGGAGTGTACACACACGTACTGAAGACATGGACGTCCACACTGCAGTGTCAGTAATCCCtcacccccaacacacacagattataACCTATAATTAGTTTGACTGATGTTTGCAGCACATTTATCTGTGTCACACTGTGTCTGTATTGGGTGTGGCTGAGGTTAAAATGCAGGCTCACTAGATGTAAAACCTTAAGAGATTCTGACTATCTGATGACAACAGATGTCACCAGATGTGCAAAGTGGTTGAAAGtaatattcaattcaattcaatctATTGACAGACTCTGGTTTATAAAAACATACACtagaaataacaataaatattaAGCCAAGGAAAGTAAATAGATACACAATGACACCTCCTCTCTTCTATGTACACAGTCACACCCACGTTAacatcatctgtgtgtgtgtgtatgcctcaCCATCAtaacattgtttttatatattacttgtatatgtatgtatatttatgtgtatCACATAATGCATCAGCAGTAGGAATTTAGGCTAAAAATAGAAGTTTTTTGCAAACATAGAAATatgaaatgatttcactttcacatcTGTGCATGATGAATACTCACAGGAAGTATTTAAACGTATTTCCTGGCAGCTATGACTCAGAAGTTAAAGTGACTGGTTGGTGTTTGCTCACTGGCTCCACATGTCAAAGCGTCCTTGAGCAAGACCCTGAACTCCAAGTTGCTCTCAATGCTGCCACCTGGGTGTCACTGCTGCATACAGTCCTTTTACCATTCTTAAGAAGCAAACTTAATGATTATGAGGACAAATGGACATAATATATGCATAGTATATAAACGGAAAGGATAGAACCGTCTCTTCTCATTGGATAGATCCAAATAAGTTGGCTAGAATCTGTATGTGCCAGTGTAGCAGCCtttcttattattgttttatgtttaaatagTTTCTAAGAAATATAACAGGGATATGACAGCAAagttttaagaaataaaaaatgctccACAGATGCAGCGCAAACAAAGTGCAGTTTATagaaatttgcatttatttttgtggtatATGCCCACTATGAACTAAATCTGGACTTTTGTTCATTCTTAAGCAAATCACTTGTCAtactcaaatgaaaaataaagaaaaccaaaattTTGTTTATGCAATAATGGGCTTGGGTTGCTGCTGTGGAAGGATCACTTAAAAAGAGGCTTCAATGAGAGGCAAGAGAACCAGAAGAAGATataaaatgaccacaaaggAATGCAAAAATGGCCATAAAAACATTCACGAGGatgtaaaacacagaaacacatcagttGAAACAGTTACAGaactaataattaaaaaaaatgaaaatgagacacGAAAAGAATACAGTGACACAAAACATCTCCAAAGAGATAAAGATATAGATAAAGAGTTTTGCACATGAGGGTCTTTTgtatataacaataataataataataataataataattactattattattataatagaagaagaagaaaaaacgaAATGCAAATTTATGAAAACATCAAACAGACATTCAGAGCAAAAGATGGGCCATGAGAAGTGAAGTAAACACTATATAATTATGGGatcgctaaaaaaaaaaagaaataaacactgtACTGTGGATGAGGCCAATTCTAAAACTGTTCTTGCAGAAACGATAGAAGCATGTAGGGGGCGCTGCTCGCCCTTGTTGTTGGTATAACCTTTGACCCCGGAAGAGGAAAACGGTGCAGCAGCGGCTTGTTGTGCGCTCGTGTTAGCGGTGCCATTGTAACGTATGGGAAACGCATTTATTCGTGTGAAATTTTGAGGCCGCAAAAACAATCCCATGCTACAAATCTGACGTGAACGCCGATGATTGCAGCGTGTCCGTGAAAAGGCGCAGGCAGCTGAGCTGGGCTGAGCTGAGCTCTGAGGACGGAAGCAGGCGAGGATAGCCGGAGGAAAAGTGCGGTAGAAGCTAAAAGACAAAACCCGCACCATGGCGGACGTTACTGCCCGTAGCCTCCAGTACGAGTACAAAGCGGTGAGTGTTTCTAGAGAAACATATAAACACCAACACGCAAGAAGTGTGGCCTTCGATGTGCTCTTTGGATATCGAGCTAACCAGCGGTGGTCCGGGGTTTTCACCGGAGGAGCCTTTCGGTTAGCTAGCCGCCACGCTAACTAGCAGTTAGCCTAGCTGGAGTCTGTGTTTGGGGGAAAGTCTCTGGGTGATCACATCGTCTATATCTATGTCTGTGTTTTGGTTGCCAGAACTCGAACTTGGTGTTGCAAGCCGATCGCTCCCTGATCGACCGCACCCGGAGAGATGAACCCACCGGCGAGGTGCTGTCCCTGGTGGGGAAGCTGGAGGGGACCAAGATGGGGGACAAGGCTCAGAGGACCAAGCCTcagaagctggaggagagaCGAGACAAGTCAGTACTGACAGCATCATATGTCACGCAATGTCAGATTAAAACAGTtcgtttgatttatttatttaaaacatacaCTAAAGATGAATAATGCAATGATTTTGGGTAGATTTTGTAATTGCAATATAAGCCAGGCTTTCCTTTTGGCatgattgtttttgtatttcactcttactttttttttttttaatgatgaggATAAGATATTTGCAGGGTCTTGTTCTAAATTatcacagatggaaaaaattatttgttggttttctttaaTGCAGCTATTGCAATTTGAAAATTATGTAAGTTAATATTTaggctttcatttttttctatatatacatatatagatgACTACTGCCCTTTGATCGTGGGGGGATTTTACATCAGCTGCCAAGATCAGGCAACATGGCAAAATTTAGTTTAATTTGCTTCACTGTTAGCTGTTCGAAAAGCATTGACTGATGGTTTATCTATAACAATTGTGTTTCAAGACTCTGCATGTTTATTCTGATTCTGCAGTGAGatttaggaaaaacaaaaatagggTAGCTACTAATGtccaaaaaatattaaattaattatcTTTTTCATGCACTTCAGTTTTGTTGGTCCAGTCTCTGCTGAGTGACAATAGAATTAACTCTTATCTTTGATTGTGTCTACGTAGGAGGCGAAAAAGAGACGAGGACAGACACGACATCAACAAAATGAAGGGCTTTACTCTTCTGTCTGAAGGCATTGATGAAATGGTGGGGATTGTGTACAAGCctaaaaccaaagaaaccagAGAGACCTATGAGGTGTTGCTTAGCTTCATCCATGCCGCTTTAGGAGATCAGGTCAGTGAACTGCACAACATTTGCTGTCtctgaaaaaacttttttttgttttttttccccccacatcaATCACCAACATTTGATGCATTGTTTCACTTCTCACCTGCAGCCACGTGATATCCTTTGTGGAGCTGCTGATGAAGTTTTAGCTGTGCTGAAGAATGATAAAATGAGGGATAAAGAAAGGCGGCGTGAAGTAGAGCAGCTTCTTGGCCCTGCTGATGACACTCGGTACCATGTACTGGTTAACTTGGGCAAAAAGATCACAGACTATGGGGGGGACAAGGATTTGCAGAACATGGGTAAGCACATGAAAACCAGCTACAGGGTTACATTGCCTTCTGCTCGAGTCCAAAAGAACTCTCCTCAGTTACTGTCCAatattgtctgtctgttttatgtgATTTAACACTGTGTCTTATACCCACAGATGACAACATTGATGAAACGTATGGTGTTAATGTCCAGTTTGAATCTGACGAGGAGGTaacattttttgtctttaataGAAACTCTGAAGTTATATCAGATGTGTATTTACTCT
The nucleotide sequence above comes from Echeneis naucrates chromosome 9, fEcheNa1.1, whole genome shotgun sequence. Encoded proteins:
- the zfand5a gene encoding AN1-type zinc finger protein 5a, whose amino-acid sequence is MAQETNQSPVPMLCATGCGFYGNPRTNGMCSVCYKEHLTRQQSSDRMSPLSPMASAASPTSEASAIQRLEASLAKVDASPTSSPDMSRTIQGSLPVTQQMTEMSISREDKPEPLEPGKTHEHTLRHVTDPAASSPAPVASSSSDENKGETPKPKKNRCFMCRKRLGLTGFDCRCGNLFCGIHRYSDKHNCPYDYKAEAAAKIRKENPVVVADKIQRI